Proteins co-encoded in one Arachis hypogaea cultivar Tifrunner chromosome 13, arahy.Tifrunner.gnm2.J5K5, whole genome shotgun sequence genomic window:
- the LOC112732973 gene encoding VQ motif-containing protein 31-like, producing MESLNRTMTTMEKPPIPSSSSADCKPLTTFVQTNTDAFREVVQRLTGPSSMAGEGMASKEGGCTKKNSSKLHERRKYMKPKVEIVKSSSLHCKSGACSPSVSRSSSYPASPVSGSFPASPLTPSTIFSKLSILEDDKKDDLDLDLNIAVPSETKMISTEEQEEDEEEEEERAIRERRFYLHPSPRPKPGFSEPELLPLFPMASTEKV from the coding sequence ATGGAGTCCTTAAACCGAACCATGACGACAATGGAGAAACCACCGATTCCCAGCTCATCATCAGCAGATTGCAAACCACTAACCACGTTCGTTCAAACAAACACAGACGCGTTCAGGGAAGTAGTGCAGCGACTGACGGGTCCATCATCTATGGCGGGAGAAGGCATGGCATCAAAAGAAGGAGGATGCACGAAGAAGAACTCGAGCAAGCTCCATGAGAGAAGGAAATACATGAAGCCAAAGGTTGAGATTGTTAAGAGTAGTAGTTTGCATTGTAAATCAGGGGCGTGTTCGCCTTCGGTTTCAAGAAGCTCTAGCTACCCTGCTAGTCCTGTTTCAGGGAGCTTCCCGGCAAGCCCTCTCACACCTTCAACGATCTTCTCCAAGTTGAGCATTCTAGAAGATGACAAGAAAGATGATCTTGATTTAGACCTTAATATTGCAGTGCCGTCTGAGACGAAGATGATAAGCACAGAGgaacaagaagaagatgaagaagaagaagaagagagagctaTCAGAGAGAGGCGATTTTATTTGCATCCATCGCCTCGTCCCAAACCTGGATTTTCTGAACCTGAACTTCTGCCTTTGTTTCCCATGGCATCCACTGAGAAAGTGTAG